The genome window TGCAGCGGGATCTGCTCCCCATCGTGGAAGGCACCACCGTGACCACCAAATACGGCATGGTCAAGACCGACCACATCCTGTTCATCGCCTCCGGCGCCTTCCACATGTCCAAACCCTCGGACCTCATCCCCGAGATGCAGGGCCGCTTCCCCATCCGGGTGGAACTCCACCCCCTGGGGCCGGCGGAATTCGAGCGCATCCTCACCGAGCCGGAAAACGCCCTCATCAAACAATACCAGGCCCTGCTGGCCACCGAGGGCATCACTCTGGAATTCACCCCCGACGCAGTGAAGGAGCTGGCCGCCCTCGCCACCCGGGTGAACGAACGCACCGAAAACATCGGCGCCCGCCGCCTGCATACCGTGATGGAAAAACTCCTGGAAGACGTCTCCTTCCACGCCCCCGACCTGGGCGAACAGACCATCACCATCACCGCGGAATACGTCCGGGAACGACTGGCCAACCTCATCGAAGACGAAGACCTGAGCCGGTATATATTATAGAGGCTTTGAGGGGAGGGCCGGGGGAATGCCATTCCCCCGCCCTCCCCTCAAACACCCCTCCCAACCCCCTATATGGGGTTGGGGGTGGGGGTTTGGGGGAGGGGGCAGGGGCCCACCGGCCCCTGGCCCCCTTCCCCAAAGCAATGAGATGACCCATGACCCAGGAATGGATTGCCAAGGCGGAGGTATTGTTGGAGGCGCTGCCGTATCTGCGGCGGTTTCAGGGGCAGACGGTGGTGGTGAAGTATGGGGGGGCGGCCCAGCAGGAGCCGGAGCTCAAGGCCGGGTTTGCCCGGGATGTGACGTTGCTCCAGTATCTGGGCATCCATGTGGTGGTGGTGCATGGGGGTGGGCCGCAGATCGGGGAGTATTTGAAGCAGTTGAACATCCCCACCCGGTTTGTGGAGGGCTTGCGGGTGACGGATGCGGCCACCATGGATGTGGTGGAGATGGTCCTGGCGGGCAAGATCAACAAGGAGATTGTGAATCTGATCAATACGGCCGGGGGCCGGGCGGTGGGGCTGTCGGGCAAGGACGGGCAACTACTCCGAGCCCAGAAGCTGGAGTATTACAAGCCCCGGGAGGATGAGCCGCCGGAGATCATTGACATCGGCTTGGTGGGGGAGGTCACCGGGGTGAATACCGACCTCATCCGCACGCTCCAGGCGCAGCATTTCATTCCGGTGATTGCGCCGGTGGGGGTGGGGGAGGGGGGCGAAACCTACAACATCAATGCCGATTCGGTGGCCGGGGCGGTGGCCGGGGCCTTGGCGGCGGCCAAGCTCATTTTGCTCACCGATGTGCCGGGGGTGCTGGACACGGAGGGGCGGTTCCTCTCCAGCCTCAGCCGCCGGCAGGCGGTGGAGCTCCTGGAGGCCGGGGTGGCCAAAGGAGGCATGATCC of Desulfobaccales bacterium contains these proteins:
- the argB gene encoding acetylglutamate kinase; the protein is MTQEWIAKAEVLLEALPYLRRFQGQTVVVKYGGAAQQEPELKAGFARDVTLLQYLGIHVVVVHGGGPQIGEYLKQLNIPTRFVEGLRVTDAATMDVVEMVLAGKINKEIVNLINTAGGRAVGLSGKDGQLLRAQKLEYYKPREDEPPEIIDIGLVGEVTGVNTDLIRTLQAQHFIPVIAPVGVGEGGETYNINADSVAGAVAGALAAAKLILLTDVPGVLDTEGRFLSSLSRRQAVELLEAGVAKGGMIPKLKCCLEALEEGVAKAHILDGRIPHVLLLEIFTDSGVGTEIVA